Part of the Impatiens glandulifera chromosome 8, dImpGla2.1, whole genome shotgun sequence genome is shown below.
TAGATAtcgtataattattttttttattggggtATTCATCGATTAGTTTGATTAATATGCTTGATATGTTCATTTGTTATCCGTAATAGTGTAATATCTATAATCTTTataattcagaaaaaaaaaaattaattcgcCTGGATTAAATAGATTATACTGactttcatatttaattttgggTTTGGTACGACTATAAATGGATGGTTGAAACAACAAtcaaaagaaatcaaatatcaagtatttaaaatttagaagtttataattgattaattcaatttttatctccatatattaagatacaaatatttaaaatttactatttatatcttaatttttaggTTTATCAAACACTGTCTTAGGCCTCCTTACctactatttaaaaaaaccttatatcttaagtattaaataaaaatattattgtcgGCTCTACATAAGGGCGTTCGTGAGTTGCTTCATCTTAACGAAACATGCATCTAAAAAAGAGTTATACAAAATTCAATATTCATTACCCGTCTTGCATATTTAAACGGATAGGTTGATTCAAATGTAGGCTTGATTATTCGGTTAATTcagatatttatattattttttctacagcaaaaaaataacaataaatttaattagtaacATTTTTCTTACTAAATCAccgattataatttatttattataaataatggtgatatattatttacagaaatatatatatatatatatatatatatatatatatatatatatatatatatatatatatatatatatatatatatatataacaaacatatttatttatttatttatttacaaaagtTTGTTTAGTAAATGCTTCAATTAATTGCGTAGATGTTTGTTTAGTAACGAAAGTTGTTGTACAATGCGTTAATTGCGTTGATGTCATCATGCTGTAAATTCCTTTTGGTAACCCCTCGTTTTACATATGGCCACATTACGGCAGAAGGATCACTACTATGCATAAGACCAAGTATGTGTCCCATCTCATGCACCGCAACTGTTTCAATGTCCCTTTCCCAAGGCGCTTGGCGCCCTGCTCCGTTCCACCAAGGAATGTCTGCCCTGAAATGGAGCTTTCCTTTAGGGGGAAGATATGAGTATGCGATCATTTCTGATATCTGTAGAAATGGCTCATAATCCTCACTAGGGTAACTAGTGAAACTTATTTGAATATCTGTATTTCTGTAAGCAGCACTTCTTATAAAATTGAACTTGGTGACCTTTTGCCAACTGTAAAGCGCATAAGTAATTGGATTAATAGCGTCTGATCGCGTACCGGGTGCTACAGTCCAGGATAGTCGGAGTTTCGACCACCTAGGTTTTCCATACATATTGTAGTTCAAACCACTTTTATAAGGGTCCCGAACTAACTTCACCCCGCGGTGTTTGATGAGACATTCATTAACCAAATCAGGGAAGCCGCACCGGGGTTTAACCATCAGTGACAAAGTTTTCTCGTCTAAAATCCCCGAAACATTGAGACGAAAAAActgttgaaattttttaattgcTTTCTCCATGGCGTGATCCAAAATATTAGAGTCGTTCGATGTGAAACTACTCGTTCGGTAACAACCATCCTTGGAGGAGGGACCAAAATAACCATATTTCGAAAGATAATTTTTCACTTTATCAAGTTTCTTAACTTTGTCACCTCTCTTGGAACCCAATAAATGTTTCATAGAGTTGAAGGATAATAATGGATTATCATTAATAGACGATGATTGGACAACTAGAAACAAGTCCAAGACAATGAGTAAcaaaagaatacatattttgaccatattcatgtttgtgatttgatttgttTCTTAGTTCTTGATTTTTGTTTCAGATCTGTTTATGCATtatagacattttttttaatcaaaagatTGTGTTAATCTTATGTATAAATCTATTTGAtcgtaatattataaatttcactattttatcattctaaaatagttaaaagctactaaatataatagtaaataaaagtctttttttttctcttttttaaaaaatattaaataatattataactggACAACTGGACAACTGGGCAGGCATGTCTAAAAAAACAAGAATTCGACAAAcataatatttgatattaattgtGTTAAACTATATGAACTATGTCATGAAGGTTAACACTACACttacaaatttttatttcaattcaaataaaaaattacaacaaaTCATAAATTTCtggaaaaacaaatcaaaccttaaaacaaatataaataaactagttAGAATTAAGCTAATTCGGAATGAAAATAAGGATGTgatcaataaataaatcaaataaaaatcacactcaatttaaacttttaatccaaattataattaaatattaattgtttaattaatatttatgtctaattagaaaattaaagtaataatgttacgtcaaatatttaattaattgccTGCCAATAGATTAACACTATTCAATTAGCTAGTATTGAATGTGTAACATTGCATTTCATTAAATCAACATAAAACAACGAGACCAATAATGGTAAGTAGATATGGatttattgaaaatgaaaatgaatgagtaatatttattgttaatataaataaacgtTTGAATGATTATATGGTTAATGTAAATAAACGTTTGAATAATGTTACGATAAACATTCTGTCAATTGATTAACACATGGAATTGAATAGTCTAACTTTGCATTTCATCAAATCAACATAAAACAATGAGACCATTAATGTTAAGTAGTTATGAATAAGTgaaaatgaatgagcaatatttattgtgTAAATAAACGTTTGAATGATTTTATGGATTGTTTAATTCCCCTAAATTtattgtgtagaaattatgaaattaatgtggtagttaatgattttttatttagaaatcagttaaaattattttggttattattaaaaccaattaattttaatttttagggttaaataaataattttgtgagATGAGATCAGTACCTcgtttcattctaaattatatattttaattattgatttttttttctaaaactattttaagataaataagtacaacatttatcttaaataattttattttattattttaacattttctcttaattatttaatcttttaatattataataattaggtaattaaatgtttaaattggACTTTTTCCatgtgattaattattttaattttaattttataaattggtgtgtatacttttagtgcttacaagatagttttattatatttagagtATTATCTGATAAAATTGGTACACTGCTTTTGGGAAATTCAAGACGTGAGTTAGAATGACATCGAATGGTGGTCTCAATATCTTATCTTCTTTGAGTATTTTTTTACTTTGTAGTGATCCGATATATCCTACATTTATGCTCTTATTTTTAACCATAATAATGAGAGTCTGAGTGAACAAtaaatgatgatttcaatatTTCAACTATCTATatgagagaattttttttaataacatgtGTATATCTCATAGAAACAATTTTGTTCTCATATATATGACTAGAAAGGAATAATGTAAGGGTGAACAAGAGCATATCTTATGTTCTATGGATGAGAGCAAAAAGTCATCATAATTGAGCGCTCTCTAGTTGTTgattctctttatttttctaacCATTTCCATTAATGCCTTTCATGGAATATGGCTTGTtttgctaaaaaaaaaaaatgaatgagtgCTTCCTTAGTGGTATTGACATACTCCACGTTTGTTTTAgacacaataaataaataatctgtAAAATATATGTGTGTGATAATTGCATCCCTGCAATGTGGGTGAAAGATAAATGATCGACTTTTCAATTGTATATTTGAAAACGCAATAAAAATCTTCATGATAAAGACAAAAGGATAATGGATGTTTTATCTCCATTCTCTACCATGACTTGAAGACAACGCAAagcatttttttaatcaaataacctTCATAGTCAAAAAAAGATTATCAATaacttttaacaaatataaagaTGTGtgctaaatttttttaaaaaaatggctTCATTCAGAATTCGTGAACAAcatataaaatcttataaacaaaaattattcaaaaaattctcaaacatctaaaaaaacataattagaaaaataaacgCTAAACCATGCTAACAAGAACATCATATTAGTATTAGTGTATTTTGTTAtgcttataaatttttttatatgtgcTTTAgatctatttatattttgaattttttatgtgtaatatttaataatagtgaatttttattttgaaatttttatgtgtaatatttaataatagtgaatttgattttaaaaagttttgtGATTTTTACTCTTTTATTTAAAGAGGTGTTCCACTTCAAAactatgtgttattttattttatttctttttagtcctatatttgtttgattacatcaaaaatatgcattttattgtatttaatatattcaattaactttatatttaaatttaaaaagtttaaaaagatTTGTGATTTTTACTCTTTTATTTAAAGAGGTGTTCCACTTCAAaattatgtgttattttattttatttctttttagtcctatatttgtttgattacatcaaaaatatgcattttattgtatttaatatattcaattaactttatatttaaatttaaaaataaatatatgttataataatatttatccttataaaataaaatataattctattaataaatattattaataaaataacatgattaaatatgaaatttataaattaaatatctaatttataaaattaatattcaatcaAAAAGTTATTTGGTTTAAGAaatcaaatctatataatatttaatgacgcttaatttaaaatgtttgagGTGTacaactattttatattttataagatttaaaactattttttttcactataactatttgattttttttcaaaacagaCCTAATGAAGTCTAATATGATgttaattttatctcaaatagaAAATACGGCTTAAAACATAGTAAgaacaactttaaaaccaaagcTCCTTATAATTTCTAAATAGAGTAAATATTTTAGGAACACTGTGAAAATAGACAAGAGAGTTGGTTGATGGAAGAATACAACCAATCGAGGTATGCAAATACTGTCAAGCTTAGATTCTAATCGTTTCTAGGAGTATCAGTGGGTTGAAaaccatttattaaaaatgtgtcaGTTGAGTCCATTCTATGAAACAAGTAGAACTTGTAGAGGTTATAAAAGTCAAACAATATTGACGAACAAGATAATGTGGCAAGAAAGTATTTTGGTTCCACATAATTTTAACCAGAAAATGTGTGAAATAAAATTGAACAAGTATGTGATCCTCAATGAAACGTCATTTAAATTTGTCGAAGGAATGAGGTTTATGAGATTATTACATGGAGCATAACTGCAGTTCAAGGTTCCTGATCGAAAGAAAGTTGCAGGTATGGTTTTTGATTTATTCTTagttgaattgatttttttttgtttaagttaatatatttcttaGGTATCAAAGTTATAATATCGATACCGTGctgaaattaaggtatactgtAAGCAAGGTAAGGTAAAGATATGCATTTTTTCTTTACCGAAGGCTAGGCAGCAAGTGCTGAAAGGACTGAAGGGGAGGACTCATACCAGGTGCGTAAATATAAAGTTGGATTGCCTTCCAAGTAGTTGAACATCCTCAATAGGTCTGACTGCTATGGTTTATGCCCCACCTCAACTTCATGAGGAAGGCCTCATTGTGCACAGATATCTCCTGGAGAGTTACTTAATGCCTTTCTTGGGACTGGCTgacttttatctaacaaaaattCTGCCTTCTAGTGGAGAGGTTATCGGAAGCAAGGAAGTGCTCACGATTTACTAGcataatcattattattgaaCTTCTTATAATGAAAAGCTGCAGGTGAGGTTAAGGGCCtagtagaaaataatattagacTTCGAGTAAAATCACGTTctcctaaataaaaatatatcttaacaaatatcatatatttttttaataattatattttgatatttatttcaaattttaaaaattataaaattctatatttataatatttaactaaattaatatattaaataataatatagatattaataatttaaaaaatgcttAACATATTACACTAACTTAACTCATTCAGTTggattaataatctatatataaaccagtaaattaacacaaaatagtaaaaaaaattaatttaaattcttctcaaaattattttccaaTTACTTTTATACATATGTTTTTCAAAGTTTTTAGAATAATATAGTGATACTATAATCACTAAAATTTAActacctaatttataaattttaaataattatttttgaataaataaatttaaaataattaaaattaaggcaaATATATGATTacataattagttaaattaattattgtaataattaaatcccaatttaaaataaaggccaaagaaaaataaattaattaatttgagataaatgttatatttattttatctcaaattaattttaaggactcaaaaaattaaataataatttaggataaatgttgtacctaTTTTATGTTAGGATCAGGTACAATAATAGAGATTGTGGTCTGACTATGTTGGACGATTACACACACTACTTcaatattaactctgttagaagttaatatctagtttctattctacacaagtcttcacaaactcttgtaccgagttcaagtgcgtaAATGTTTGTTTGGACTTGAAGCAGAAAGTAACTGGGAATCAAGGAAAGAAACACAAGACATAAGAGATTTATGGATCTTCGGAGTAAAAGCTcatacgtcatcccttcttctcaaccttgagaaagatatttactagaagatttggtttaatACAATATTTGTACAAACTCAGTCGGACAACTAGGACTTAAAAACTACCTGtttccgaactcctagcacaaCAAAAACAGattatgtcaacttacaatactgaataCTCACCCAAAATAGgcagtatgtaatacaactttaaAACTCTAATAAACTTGTGAGCTTTTTGAGAATGATTACACTGATATTTCTTGTAACTCTcgtatgtttaattaaaaactaatgtCAATTTTGACTTCCAACTGCTCCTTAAATAGGCAGGTAGCCAACGAATATATTTGCTTCAAAGGACACCTGTTctaatttgattggttgagtcTAGAATAGTACATCAAAGAATATCCTcatttgatcttgtctgtactttATGATAATGGGCCAATAATTCATTAATGGAGCTTGTTGTACTAGGAACTTTCATTGcagatgatttgaataatcTTGGTATGTGGCAGTCTTCTTTAGGTTTGTCTCTACTGATGTGTCAGGCTGGCCATCCCAAATTGGTGATATGTTGCTTTGCTAGATTGCCCATGACGAATGCTCAATTTGGAGCTGAGATTGATCAGGTACTAGAAATCGTTTACCCAAAATGCCGAACTTGGAAGATACTGGAAGCGCCTTATGT
Proteins encoded:
- the LOC124912977 gene encoding metalloendoproteinase 5-MMP-like; protein product: MEKAIKKFQQFFRLNVSGILDEKTLSLMVKPRCGFPDLVNECLIKHRGVKLVRDPYKSGLNYNMYGKPRWSKLRLSWTVAPGTRSDAINPITYALYSWQKVTKFNFIRSAAYRNTDIQISFTSYPSEDYEPFLQISEMIAYSYLPPKGKLHFRADIPWWNGAGRQAPWERDIETVAVHEMGHILGLMHSSDPSAVMWPYVKRGVTKRNLQHDDINAINALYNNFRY